Proteins encoded within one genomic window of Hemiscyllium ocellatum isolate sHemOce1 chromosome 1, sHemOce1.pat.X.cur, whole genome shotgun sequence:
- the LOC132816351 gene encoding keratin, type I cytoskeletal 9-like: protein MDMFIDLKWKLVKKNFLQQRYIHFLKEKGGCNGGREKGGCNEGREKGGCNGGREKGGCNEGREKDGCNGGREKDGCNEGREKGGCNGGREKGGCNEGREKDGCNRGREKGGCNGGREKDACNGGREKGGCNGAREKDACNEGKEKDGCNRSREKGGCKEGREKDGCNGGREKSGCNGGREKGGCNGGREKGGCNESREKGGCNEGSEKDGCNEGSQKDACNGGREKSGCNGGREKDGCNGGREKSGCNGGREKDGCNGGREKSGCNGGREKSGCNEGREKDGCNGGREKSGCNGGREKGGCNEGREKDACNEGREKGGCNEGREKSGCNEGREKDGCNGGRGKGGCNGGSETDA from the exons ATGGATATGTTCATTGACCTCAAATGGAAACTGGTCaagaag AACTTTCTACAACAACGTTATATTCATTTTCTAAA GGAGAAAGGTGGCTGTAATGGGGGCAGGGAGAAAGGTGGCTGTAATGAGGGCAGGGAGAAAGGTGGCTGTAATGGGGGCAGGGAGAAAGGTGGCTGTAATGAGGGCAGGGAGAAAGATGGCTGTAATGGGGGCAGGGAGAAAGATGGCTGCAATGAGGGCAGGGAGAAAGGTGGCTGTAATGGGGGCAGGGAGAAAGGTGGCTGTAATGAGGGCAGGGAGAAAGATGGCTGTAATAGGGGCAGGGAGAAAGGTGGCTGTAATGGGGGCAGGGAGAAAGATGCCTGTAATGGGGGCAGGGAGAAAGGTGGCTGTAATGGGGCCAGGGAGAAAGATGCCTGTAATGAGGGCAAGGAGAAAGATGGCTGTAATAGAAGCAGGGAGAAAGGTGGCTGCAAAGAGGGCAGGGAGAAAGATGGCTGTAATGGGGGCAGGGAGAAAAGTGGCTGTAATGGGGGCAGGGAGAAAGGTGGCTGTAATGGGGGCAGGGAGAAAGGTGGCTGCAATGAGAGCAGGGAGAAAGGTGGCTGTAATGAGGGCAGTGAGAAAGATGGCTGTAATGAGGGCAGTCAGAAAGATGCCTGTAATGGAGGCAGGGAGAAAAGTGGCTGTAATGGGGGCAGGGAGAAAGATGGCTGTAATGGGGGCAGGGAGAAAAGTGGCTGTAATGGGGGCAGGGAGAAAGATGGCTGTAATGGGGGCAGGGAGAAAAGTGGCTGTAATGGGGGCAGGGAGAAAAGTGGCTGCAATGAGGGAAGGGAGAAAGATGGCTGTAATGGGGGCAGGGAGAAAAGTGGCTGTAATGGGGGCAGGGAGAAAGGTGGCTGCAATGAGGGAAGGGAGAAAGATGCCTGTAATGAGGGCAGGGAGAAAGGTGGCTGTAATGAGGGCAGGGAGAAAAGTGGCTGTAATGAGGGCAGGGAGAAAGATGGCTGCAATGGGGGCAGGGGGAAAGGTGGCTGCAATGGGGGCAGTGAGACAGATGCCTGA